Within the Arachis duranensis cultivar V14167 chromosome 10, aradu.V14167.gnm2.J7QH, whole genome shotgun sequence genome, the region CTTAAAATACATGTCAAGACTCATTCCTTTTTTATTTGAAGTTGCACTCATCTCGCTTGTATCTTCTCCGTCATCTTTTTTTTGGGctttttcctttcattttttggCCTAAGGTAAGTATCCGTTTTCTCTTAGTGATCTCCCCTTTCTCCATTCtgcatacacaaaataataacaattaataaaatgctaactaaataataattaaatgagCATAATCAACTGAAGCAAGTAATTAACTAAGCAAAACAACTAAGGAAAGTGGGTTGTTTAGGATTCTACCAAAAACACTTGTCAAGATGTTTCAGAGTCAAAGTCATCCATGTACTCATATTCGCTTTCCTCGTCTTCCTCACAATATTGTTTGGCAAGCATGTTTTGATCCATATCTATAATAGTTGCTCATAGATCATTCCTCACTAGATCAATTTCGCCATTATCATTTGGAAGACTTGGAATCACTTCAGGTTCGCATGGCTCCCTTGCATATATTATGGGAGAATCAAACTCAAGGTCATCACTTACCCTAAATAAATCTCTTGGAATTGTTTTCATAACATAGTGCTTGTCCCTAACATATGGGTCTTGCACATAAAAGCATTGGTTTACTTGAGATGCCATCACaaatggttcttcttggtagcatTTCCTATTGAAATACACATATGAAAGACCAAAGTTGTCTTTTGCAACTGTATACCACTCACACTTAAACAAGACTACCTTAAATTGGCCATAATAATCTAACTCAAACATATCAACTATTCTACCATAGTAGGCTACTTTTGCTTCAATTGGGTTCTTATCTTTCACACTAGCAAAACTAGGAGTCAATGCTTCTAATGTGACACCACTATTTTGGGTTTTATGTCTCACATCACGGTGCCTTGTATGGAACCTATACCCATTGATAATATAACCTGAAAATCTTTTTGCAACTTGATTTGGACCTCTAGCCAACCCTTTTGCCCAATCAGGCACATCCTTTTTCATGGCACGAATTTTAAACCATTCTGAAAATTATTGACTGCGGTCCTTGgctttctcccactttgttcttCGTGGATTGTTATCATTAACTGCCTCCTCATGCTCTCTAAAGAGATTAAACATTCATAGTCTTAGTTTTTAGTAAGGTTAAATATGATGATTGAGATCTAACAAATGATAATGAATCGAAGAAAATACCTCATGTAGACTTCGATCTTATCACAATTGTTTAGAATGTATGCATGACCTTGTATTTCTGATTTTTcatctaaaataaacaaatctcCCATTCTTCCACCAAGAGGACATCCTTTGCTTGGAAACAAACTAGGAGTTCGCACCTCATCTGAAACACACTCATCGTTGTTCCGAGGGATTCTATTAAATCTTGTATGAACATCTTCATGCAAATATCTTGAGCAAAAATTGATACACTCATTCGCCAAATATCCTTCGGCAATAGATCCTTCTGGACGACTTCTATTACGAACATACGATTTTAGTGTGCACATATACCGTTCAACAGGGTACATCCAACGATATTGAACTGGACCACCTAACCTCACCTCATTTGCTAAATGAATAGGCAAGTGCACCATTATGTCAAAAAAGCTAGGAGGGAAAATCCTCTCCAATTGGCACAATGTCTCAGCAATCTCTGCTTCTAAGTTAACTACTTCATCCAAGCTAATTACTTTCTGACATATTCGGCGAAAAAATGAACATAATCGAACTAGAGCGATAGCAACATGGTCAGGAAGTATGCTCTTGATTGGTACTTGCAACAAGTAATGCAACATGAAATGAGCATCATGGGTCTTGTAACCAGAaatcttcttttctgtttcatGCACACATCGAGCAATATTGGAAGCGCTACCGTCTGGTAATTTTGCCGCTTTCAACACACTACAAAAGATTGTTTTCTCTGCTGGAGTCATTGAAAAGCATGCCTTTGCTAACTTAGTTTTTTTTCCATCCTTCGTATCTCTTGGTTGAAGGTTCTTCTTGATACCCATATCTTTAAGGTCATAACGAGCAGCTGCATGATCTTTCGTCTTTCCGGGAATATCTAAAAGAGTTCCAATTATGCTATCAACTATATTCTTCTCTATGTGCATGACATCAAGGTTGTGTCTAAACATGTTGGACTTCCAATATGGTAACTCAAAAAAGATTGACCGTTTTTTCCAATTTGATATGCCATTCTTTGATCTCTTTTGCTTCTTCCCAAAAGAATTATCCACCTCTCGCAATATATCAAATACAGCTGAACCTTCTAACAACTGTGGTGGAGACCTGAGTTCAGTTTTTCCATTGAAAGATCTTTTGTTATGCCTCCATGGATGATTCATGGGTAAAAACCTTCTGTGATCCATATAAACAGTCTTGTGACTATGTTTCAGATAGATAGAAGAAGTCTCATCATTACAGCATGGACAAGCCAATTTTCCCTTTGTACTCCACCCAGATAACATAGCATATGCAGGGAAGTCATTAATTGTCCACAAAAGGCACGCTCTCATGTTGaatgttttgttttctttcgaATCATATGTTTCGACACCTGACTCCcataattcttttaattcttcaatCAACGGTTGAAGATAGACATCAATGTCATTTCCCGGTGATTGTGGTCCAGGAATAAGTAAAGATAGCATAAAATAATCGGGCTTCATGCTCATCCAAGGGGGTAGATTATACACCATCAGAACAACAGGCCATGTACTGTGTGTACTGCTCAAAGTTCGGAATGGATTGAATCCGTCGCTTGCTAACCCAAGTCTCACATTACGAGGCTCCTTTGCAAAATCTTCATGTCGATTGTCAAATGCTTTCCAAGATTCACCATCGGCAGGATGTCTTAAGGACCCGTCTTTAACGCGCTCATTGTGATGCCAAGACATAGCTTCGACAGTTCTTGTGCACATAAAAAGCCGTTGAAGTCTGGGAATCAAAGGGAAATGCCTTAGAGTTTTCGCAGCAACTTTGTGAGGCTTTCTAGATGAGGTAACATCATCCTCTTCTTCATGATGCTCAATATAACGGGATGTTCCACAGACATGACAAGATGAGTCATTCTCATACCCGTTCCGATACAACATGCAGTCATTGCGACATGCATCGATCTTTTGGTAGTCAAGACCCAAGTTCTTTACCATATTCTTGGTTTTATCAAAAGAAGTAGGAATATTCAAATATGGCATTGCTTCTTTCAATAATTCCAAGAGAGAAGTAAATGACGCATTACTCCAACCATGCAAGCATTTTAACAAGTAAAGACGAATGGTAAAGGATAATCTTGTGAATCCTTTACACCCGGGGTATAGTTCTTGGCTTGCCTCGTCAACCAATTTATAAAATTCCTTTGCACATTCGTTAGGCCCCATGTCTTGTCCGTCAACTTGTGTATTATCTCGAAATCTATCACGTAACAACTCATCGATGTTATCATTGCAGTTATATTCACCACCTATGTCACTGTCAATATCCATAGGAAAAAGTGATTCCCCATGATTAAACCACCGCTTATAACCTTTTACAACACCGTGACATATTAGATGATCATATATGTCATCTCTCTTTAACCAAAATATATTACAACACTTTGCACAAGGGCATTGAATTTCTTCCCCTTGAGGAACTCCCTTTGATGAGAAAGCAAAGTGTAAAAATCTTTCTACACCAACTTGATATTCTTTCTCATGACGTGGTGTATCCATCCAGTCTTTCGACATATCCATCGAAAACCTATATATTTCACGTAGATAGCTAAGTTTCTAAATTGAAGTCCTTACTGTTCGTCTCACTAACTGCAAATCTAGCTTCCTACTTAACTAAGAGACAATATTGTGCAAGCCTCGAAAATACTTTGAAGGCATTAGACATAAAATAACagagaaaattgaattttagcaATGCTTAAAGAATTGCCTAAAGTGATGAGTGCCTCAGGAAAGCACCAAGTTGCACGCATGACatcaataacaaattaataGATGTATTTAAATTTGCATAAACCAACCTTAATTACTGTCTTAATCCGTTCCACAACAGCAACAAAGTGGTAGCACAGCAGAAGTAGAATTAGAGAGGTAGCAGCGTCCGCGAACAGCTACTCGGCAGCAGCAGATTATTATATTACCACCGGAGCAGCAGAACAAAGAAGTGGTAGTAGTAATGGATAGATAACTATCGAAAGCCTGAACAAAAATAGACTAAGACTGAACAAAGAAGTGGCAATAGTAGTGGATAGATAACAAAAATAGCCTGAACAATAGACAATATAATAATAGTGCATGATTGAGAAATgcaaatacaaattcaaatggCTGTTCAGAATTTCAGATTATATTAGATAATGGCAGCATAATGCAAGCATCAGAAACCACATCAAAGTAGGGACACAATGTTTTCTATCACAAACAAATGAATAACCTCAATCTCTTAGAATTATCAGAAATCCTTCTCATTGAAAAcatcaatttaatttctattt harbors:
- the LOC127742903 gene encoding uncharacterized protein LOC127742903, with amino-acid sequence MDMSKDWMDTPRHEKEYQVGVERFLHFAFSSKGVPQGEEIQCPCAKCCNIFWLKRDDIYDHLICHGVVKGYKRWFNHGESLFPMDIDSDIGGEYNCNDNIDELLRDRFRDNTQVDGQDMGPNECAKEFYKLVDEASQELYPGCKGFTRLSFTIRLYLLKCLHGWSNASFTSLLELLKEAMPYLNIPTSFDKTKNMVKNLGLDYQKIDACRNDCMLYRNGYENDSSCHVCGTSRYIEHHEEEDDVTSSRKPHKVAAKTLRHFPLIPRLQRLFMCTRTVEAMSWHHNERVKDGSLRHPADGESWKAFDNRHEDFAKEPRNVRLGLASDGFNPFRTLSSTHSTWPVVLMVYNLPPWMSMKPDYFMLSLLIPGPQSPGNDIDVYLQPLIEELKELWESGVETYDSKENKTFNMRACLLWTINDFPAYAMLSGWSTKGKLACPCCNDETSSIYLKHSHKTVYMDHRRFLPMNHPWRHNKRSFNGKTELRSPPQLLEGSAVFDILREVDNSFGKKQKRSKNGISNWKKRSIFFELPYWKSNMFRHNLDVMHIEKNIVDSIIGTLLDIPGKTKDHAAARYDLKDMGIKKNLQPRDTKDGKKTKLAKACFSMTPAEKTIFCSVLKAAKLPDGSASNIARCVHETEKKISGYKTHDAHFMLHYLLQVPIKSILPDHVAIALVRLCSFFRRICQKVISLDEVVNLEAEIAETLCQLERIFPPSFFDIMVHLPIHLANEVRLGGPVQYRWMYPVERYMCTLKSYVRNRSRPEGSIAEGYLANECINFCSRYLHEDVHTRFNRIPRNNDECVSDEVRTPSLFPSKGCPLGGRMGDLFILDEKSEIQGHAYILNNCDKIEVYMREHEEAVNDNNPRRTKWEKAKDRSQ